The Caldicellulosiruptor obsidiansis OB47 genome segment ATGCAGGTGTCCAGGAAGCAATGCAGTCAGGTGTTTTGGCAGGATATCCTGTAGTGGACGTAAGAGTTACGCTGTTTGACGGTTCATACCACGAGGTTGACTCAAGCGACATGGCATTCAGAATTGCAGCAGCTCAAGCGTTCAGAGAAGGTATGAAAAAGGCAGACCCAGTACTCTTAGAGCCTATTATGAAGGTTGAGGTTGTTGTCCCTGAAGAGTACATGGGTGATGTAATGGGTGATATCAACTCCAGACGAGGAAGAATTGAGGGTATGGAACTGAGAGGTAACGCTCAGGTTATTCGTGCATATGTTCCGCTTGCTGAGATGTTTGGTTATGCAACAGACTTGAGGTCAAAGACACAGGGTCGAGGGACATACACCATGCAGTTTGACCACTATGAAGAAGTTCCAAAGAATATTGCTGACAAGATTCTTGAAATGAAGAATAAATAAGTGTTAAAATAATCTTAAACTGCGGTTGCAATTTTAAAAATTCACATATAAATAAAATATTATTGTGAGGGAGGATAAAATAAGGATGGCAAAGGCTAAATTTGAAAGAACAAAACCACACGTAAACATAGGTACAATTGGACACGTTGACCATGGAAAAACAACATTGACAGCTGCAATCACAAAAGTTTTGGCTCTCAAAGGTAAAGCTCAGTTTATGGCTTATGACCAGATTGACAAGGCTCCAGAGGAAAGAGAAAGAGGTATTACTATCAACACAGCACACGTTGAGTATGAGACAGACGCAAGACACTATGCACACGTTGACTGTCCAGGTCACGCTGACTACGTCAAGAACATGATAACAGGTGCTGCTCAGATGGACGGTGCAATCTTGGTTGTATCTGCAGCAGACGGTCCAATGCCACAGACAAGAGAACACATTTTGCTTGCACGACAGGTTAACGTTCCATACATCGTAGTATTCCTCAACAAGGTTGACATGGTAGACGATCCAGAATTGATTGAGCTGGTTGAAATGGAAGTAAGAGAGCTTCTTTCCAAGTATGGTTACCCAGGCGACGAAGTACCAATCATAAAAGGTTCAGCTTTGAAGGCTTTAGAGTCAACATCACAAGATCCAAATGCTCCAGAGTATCAGTGCATTTTAGAGCTCATGGATGCTGTTGACAAATACATCCCAACACCACAGAGAGACATTGACAAACCATTCTTGATGCCAATTGAAGACGTGTTCTCAATCACAGGTAGAGGTACTGTTGTAACAGGTAGAGTTGAAAGAGGAACACTCAAGACAGGCGAAGAGGTCGAAATAGTTGGTTTTGCTCCAGAGCCAAGAAAGACAGTTGTAACAGGTATTGAAATGTTCAGAAAGGTATTGGATGAGGCTGTTGCTGGTGACAATGTAGGGTGCCTTCTCAGAGGTATTCAGAAGAATGAGGTTGAAAGAGGTCAGGTTCTTGCAAAGCCAGGCACAATTAAACCTCATACAAAGTTCAAAGCACAGGTTTACGTCTTGACAAAAGAAGAAGGTGGAAGACATACACCATTCTTCAATGGTTACAGACCACAGTTCTATTTCAGAACAACAGACGTTACAGGAACAATCACACTACCAGAGGGTGTAGAGATGTGCATGCCTGGTGACAACGTTGAAATGACAGTTGAACTTATCTCTCCAATTGCTATTGAGTCAGGACTCAGATTTGCTATCCGCGAAGGCGGAAGAACAGTTGGTGCAGGTTCTGTTACAACAATAATTGAATAATCAAAAAAGCCCAAGCCTAAGGAAGAGAAGCTTTAAAGCTTTCTAAACTTAGGTTTGGGCTTTTTTTGGCTCAAAAGATTTTGTCCCAAGATAAGTTGCTTCAAGGAGGTGTTTTTAAAAAAACGTATGGCACGAATAAGAGAGTATTATCACAATATGATTCAAAAACTTAAATTCCATCAGACAGAAGAGTATATGATTGATGAGTTTGTCTACAACACACTGAAAGAATTCTCGGTAAATCTTAATAAGGAAATAGCAATTGTTTTGAATAGAAAAGGAAGGATTGAAGAGGTCATAATAGAAAAAAAGGAATTCGCTGAACTGGAAAACCAGGATTCTTTCCCTAAAAAGGCGGCATTAATCTTTACGAGATTATCTTCAGTATCACATCCGTCAATGCTTGACCTGTCCACTCTTATAATGAAAAAGTATGACTATGTTATGACAATTTCGCTCAAAACTGAGGAAGCTACCATAGCTTTTTGGGGTAGCCTGTTGAAAGAGGTTGAAACGGTTGGACCGCACAAGATAGAGTATTTTTACAATCTTGATATCTCATCCAAGATTTCAGAAGTGGATGAAAAACAGAGGGAAAGAGAAAAGATTCACGAGACTTTGACAGAAAAAGATGAAAGGGCTTTGCTTGTTGATGTGTGGCCAAAAAGTTCGTCTGAACTTGACAGGCACCTTTTAGAAGAGCTTGAGAGTTTGTGCAAGACAGCAGGGGTTAAAGTTGTTGACACGGTAGTGCAAGTAAGAAGAAGCATAGACCCTGCATACTTTATAGGAAGAGGTAAAGCAGAAGAGATACTTTCAATCTGCCAGCAGAAGGACATCGACGTTGTGATATTCAACAGAGAACTTTCGCCTGCTCAGATAAAAAACTTGGAAGAGCTGCTTTTGAGAAAAGTGATAGATAGAACTGATGTGATCCTTGACATATTTGCAAGGCGTGCAAAGACCAAAGAGGGAAAACTTCAGGTAGAACTTGCACAGCTTTTGACTCTGCTTCCGCGCCTGCGTGGGACTGGAGTGCTGCTTTCAAGGCTTGGTGGCGGAATTGGAACAAGAGGGCCTGGTGAGACCAAGCTTGAGATTGACAGAAGACATATCCAGCGCAGGATTGAAGAGATAAAAAAAGAGCTTGAAAAGGTGAAAAAAAATAGAGAAGTTCAGAGGAAGAGCAGAATAGAAAACCAGGTACCTGTTGTATCAATAATTGGTTACACGAATGCAGGAAAGTCTACTCTCATGAACAGAATTTCAAAGGCAGATGTTCTGGTAGAAGATAAACTATTTGCAACACTTGATACTACAACAAGAAGAGTGTACCACAAGGGCAGAGAATTTTTACTCACTGATACTGTAGGGTTTATAAGAAACTTGCCGCATCATCTTGTTGAGGCGTTTTCTTCAACATTAGAAGAGGTCAAGTATTCAAACCTTATTCTGAACGTTGTAGATATATCTGACCCGTATTATTATGACCACATAAAAGTATCTGAGGATTTGCTAAAGCAGCTTGGAGCAGAAAATATCCCTCTTATAAGGGTTTATAACAAGATAGATAAAGTGGACATTTCAAGTGTAGATGTATTTGACAATGTACCTTACGTATTTGTCTCTGCTCAAGATGGCAGAGGTATAGATACTTTGCTTGATATGATTGTTGAAAGAATTTAATTTATATAAAATTTGTTGAATAAGATGAATAAAGAGGGTATTATTAAAGTAAGGGGAAATTTTTATTAAAATAAAAGAAAGGGGTTGTCCGCATTGCTAATTCGTAATTGTGCTGGTGGAGTTGTGTTCTACCAGGGAAAAATCTTTATTATGAAGAACGAAAAGGGCGAATGGGTGTTTCCCAAAGGTGTTATCCGAAACGGCGAGATTGCACCAGAGGTTGCAGTAAGAAGGGTCAAGGAAGAAGTTGGAATTGACGCTTCAATTCTCTCCACAGCAGGTCAAACAAGTTATGAGTTCTTTTCTGTCACACGTCAAAGACCAGTTTGCAACAAGATTATATGGTATATCATGGAAGCAAAATCTCCTGAGTTTTTGAAAGAAAATAAGGAAGAGAACGTTTTTGATGCTGGGTATTTTGACATTGAAGAGGCTATTCAGAAGATTACTTACAGCCAAGACAAGGCTTTGGCATCTTGTGCATATGAACAATACAAACAACTTGTGAATATTTAAATCACAATTTATAATATATATGGTATAGGATTTTAAAGGGCTGTCATTAAATTTTACATAAAATGGCAGCCCTTTTTGATGTGAAAAGCTAATGGATGTGATTAATTGAGGCAAAGGGGATTTAAAATAAAAATGAGATTTAAAACTATTGCTCAAAATGTCCAGGTAGAATTTGTAGAAAGAAAATCAAGGTTTATTGCATCAGTTTTCAGGGTAGAAAATCAGCATGAGGTTAATACCTTTCTTGACAAGGTCAGAAAAGAGTTTTATGATGCAACACACAACGTGTATGCCTATACATATGGTATTGAATATCCTGTGCAAAAGTATTCTGATGATGGGGAGCCGCAAGGTACAGCCGGGCTTCCTGTCATGGAGGTAATAAGAAAGAGCAATGTTTCGAATGTATTGATTGTAGTAACTCGGTATTTTGGCGGGATTTTGCTGGGTGCATCAGGACTTGTCAGGGCATATACACAGGCAGCAAGCCTCGGACTTGAAAAAGCGGGTATTTTGGAGTATCATGAGTGTGAAGAGGTTGTGCTCAGCATAGAGTATTCTGATTTTGAGAAGATTAAATGGCTTACTTCAAAGTTTAATACAAAAATAGAAAAGATTGAGTATTCGCAAGTTGTAGATTTATCGCTGGCAATAAAAAAAGAAGAGGTGGATGACTTTATAAAAAACGTTTCAGATATTACATCCGGCAACTTCCTGGCTGACAAAAAAGGGATAGTTTTAAAAGCAATTTAGGGAAAAGGATGTGTTTGTGCTGTGAACAAGAAAGAAAATGTGTATAGATACCTTTTTACAAATCCACTTTATTTTATTCAGAATATTTCACTTCTTAACAATTTCATAGCAGGAATAGCAGTGTTTTTGATATATGTTACACTTTTTACAATCTACGTTTACCTTCAGATTAGAAAGGGATACGAAATAATGCCAGCAGAGGCAGGTCTTGTATTTTTTACAGACAGAATAAAATCTGATTTAGAGAATTTAAGGTTGGCAAGGCTTATTATTACACTTTTTTCAAACCAGATTTTTAAGCTTTTTATGCTGGTTGTTATAGTTTTTTTGACAGCTTCCATTGTTACAAGAAAAAGAGCAAGTGTTTCACAAGTGATAACTACACTGACAGTATCATACCTTCTTCCGTCATATACATTTTTGATAGGGACTATGTTTTGGTTTTTATCAATTGGCTATGCAGTTTTTAAAGTGTCAGAGATGTTTTTCTTGATATCTGTTTATGAAGCACTTTCAAAGGGGTTTGGTATACCAAGAACAAAGGCATTGACAATAGTATTTATGATTGTGCTTTTCTATTGTTTGCTTTATATATATTCACCTTCGGTATTTCTTACACCTTTTCTGATATAAAAGGATAAGGTAACTAATTAAAGAATATCCTGCTAGAAACAAGATAATAAAAAATTTCATTGAAGTTATTTTCAGATAAATGAGTATAGTAAATATAAGCAAGCACCCCACTGCAAGTTGAAAGATGAGAATGATTATTCTTTTTTCAAGAACAAATTCAAACTCAAGGTTTGCTATCTTTTCAAGCATTATAATACATGAAATAAGGGCAAATATATTTGAGATCCAAATATAAGGGATCTCATTTTTGAAAAGTAATATTGTTGGGATATAGACTATCAATCTTGTTACTGTTAGTACTGAATTTAAAATAAAATTAAAATTGACCTTATCGAGTGCATTAAGTAAACTTGAAAGTACCACAGAAAGATAATAAAATGTTATCGCAGGTGCTATGTGTTTAAGATACATTCCTGCTTGAGGGTTTTTGTACAACAAATTACAAATCTGTACAGGAAAAAGTAAGAATACACATGTTGTTGGCAATGAAATAGCAATGGTAAGCAAGAGAAAAGAGTTTATTCGAGAGTTGAGAGTTTTTATGTTAATCTTTGTTTCGGAGATGGTAGGAACTATTATTATGGATAACGAATTTACAATTACAAGTGGCAAAGTTGCTGCTGGGAAGCTCATGCCATTTATTATTCCATAAATAGAAATTGCTTCGTTTTTTGTATTACCGATATATTCAAGTAATTTTGGAATTATCATATTTTCAAGTGATTGAAAAATCATTCCAAGGACACTGGCTGTGGCAAGTGGTACAGATACTTTTAGTATATTAGATGAAATCTGCACAATCTCGGAAAGCTTAATCGGAAATTGAATATTTTGGTATTTGAGTTTATATGATATCAAAAGGAAACTCAGACTTGAAAGTTCCCCTATAAGAATTCCCAGGAAAGACAAAAATAGCTTTGTATCAAGCGAAGATGAGTTTATTACTATCAAGAAAATGGGGCATGTGACAGAAAGTCTGACAACATTTTCAAACACCTCTGCCAAGGCAGGTGGAGTAGGATTTTGAATACCATAAAAAAAGCCCTTCAAAATAGCTGATTGTGTGACAACC includes the following:
- a CDS encoding oligosaccharide flippase family protein produces the protein MNKKILSQIVILTLCNILTYSLFFFYRVFISRRIGSIGIGLYTFGMTLYYLFYSISSGGILTAISKYIAENCYCTNLKEKVVFVMSRILLLWSIIVAIFFCILNPFFCDIVFDTPHLKHTVYPLIVCIVVVTQSAILKGFFYGIQNPTPPALAEVFENVVRLSVTCPIFLIVINSSSLDTKLFLSFLGILIGELSSLSFLLISYKLKYQNIQFPIKLSEIVQISSNILKVSVPLATASVLGMIFQSLENMIIPKLLEYIGNTKNEAISIYGIINGMSFPAATLPLVIVNSLSIIIVPTISETKINIKTLNSRINSFLLLTIAISLPTTCVFLLFPVQICNLLYKNPQAGMYLKHIAPAITFYYLSVVLSSLLNALDKVNFNFILNSVLTVTRLIVYIPTILLFKNEIPYIWISNIFALISCIIMLEKIANLEFEFVLEKRIIILIFQLAVGCLLIFTILIYLKITSMKFFIILFLAGYSLISYLILLYQKRCKKYRR
- a CDS encoding NUDIX hydrolase, which translates into the protein MLIRNCAGGVVFYQGKIFIMKNEKGEWVFPKGVIRNGEIAPEVAVRRVKEEVGIDASILSTAGQTSYEFFSVTRQRPVCNKIIWYIMEAKSPEFLKENKEENVFDAGYFDIEEAIQKITYSQDKALASCAYEQYKQLVNI
- the tuf gene encoding elongation factor Tu, with the translated sequence MAKAKFERTKPHVNIGTIGHVDHGKTTLTAAITKVLALKGKAQFMAYDQIDKAPEERERGITINTAHVEYETDARHYAHVDCPGHADYVKNMITGAAQMDGAILVVSAADGPMPQTREHILLARQVNVPYIVVFLNKVDMVDDPELIELVEMEVRELLSKYGYPGDEVPIIKGSALKALESTSQDPNAPEYQCILELMDAVDKYIPTPQRDIDKPFLMPIEDVFSITGRGTVVTGRVERGTLKTGEEVEIVGFAPEPRKTVVTGIEMFRKVLDEAVAGDNVGCLLRGIQKNEVERGQVLAKPGTIKPHTKFKAQVYVLTKEEGGRHTPFFNGYRPQFYFRTTDVTGTITLPEGVEMCMPGDNVEMTVELISPIAIESGLRFAIREGGRTVGAGSVTTIIE
- the hflX gene encoding GTPase HflX, which codes for MIQKLKFHQTEEYMIDEFVYNTLKEFSVNLNKEIAIVLNRKGRIEEVIIEKKEFAELENQDSFPKKAALIFTRLSSVSHPSMLDLSTLIMKKYDYVMTISLKTEEATIAFWGSLLKEVETVGPHKIEYFYNLDISSKISEVDEKQREREKIHETLTEKDERALLVDVWPKSSSELDRHLLEELESLCKTAGVKVVDTVVQVRRSIDPAYFIGRGKAEEILSICQQKDIDVVIFNRELSPAQIKNLEELLLRKVIDRTDVILDIFARRAKTKEGKLQVELAQLLTLLPRLRGTGVLLSRLGGGIGTRGPGETKLEIDRRHIQRRIEEIKKELEKVKKNREVQRKSRIENQVPVVSIIGYTNAGKSTLMNRISKADVLVEDKLFATLDTTTRRVYHKGREFLLTDTVGFIRNLPHHLVEAFSSTLEEVKYSNLILNVVDISDPYYYDHIKVSEDLLKQLGAENIPLIRVYNKIDKVDISSVDVFDNVPYVFVSAQDGRGIDTLLDMIVERI
- a CDS encoding YigZ family protein; its protein translation is MRFKTIAQNVQVEFVERKSRFIASVFRVENQHEVNTFLDKVRKEFYDATHNVYAYTYGIEYPVQKYSDDGEPQGTAGLPVMEVIRKSNVSNVLIVVTRYFGGILLGASGLVRAYTQAASLGLEKAGILEYHECEEVVLSIEYSDFEKIKWLTSKFNTKIEKIEYSQVVDLSLAIKKEEVDDFIKNVSDITSGNFLADKKGIVLKAI